A single region of the Eleginops maclovinus isolate JMC-PN-2008 ecotype Puerto Natales chromosome 4, JC_Emac_rtc_rv5, whole genome shotgun sequence genome encodes:
- the LOC134862564 gene encoding uncharacterized protein LOC134862564 isoform X1, producing the protein MGKCKFSDLWLEESLFKEWLRPVVGNSQEAYCNVCKKTISITWMGVKAVKSHMLSSSHQARMRGRNAQLPLSLFYTGTTATSTPSTSTAPSTSTAPSTSLALPLQYPASSPTTSNRCTTDGQKQTLGTTTSTLQAEVLWCLDVAMKHHSFNSNEGIGELFRNMFPDSEIAKSFALGKDKTGYIIKFGIAPYFKRQLVEAINNAGPYVLMFDESLNQSSKKKQMDIHIRFLEDGCVRSRYFGSQFLGHGRADDLLQHIKECVAKLNMRQLLSVGMDGPNVNFKLLDLLQKEHAELHGGAQVLMVGSCGLHTLHNAMKAGFTGWQIDKLLRALHYLFHNVPARREDYTNITGSSCFPLSFCGHRWVENVPVAERVLEVWTMIQKFVNAVEDKKVTKPNTASYDAILAAQGDPLLIPKLQFFLAIARSFNPFLKKYQTDEPVLPFLAEDLTELLLSLLRRFIKRELLQDQTPLQLIKLDISEEKNWVSLKRVDIGLGAESAIKALLGKPGSKIGELSVLHLRKECLQGLIKIVKKLQEKSPLKFPIVRQITCLDPTRMARDPEWCILEMKSLVQAFIQGQQLAGGIAAGDVIIQQFTSFLSVVGREE; encoded by the exons ATGGGCAAATGCAAATTTTCGGACCTCTGGCTGGAGGAATCGTTGTTTAAAGAATGGCTTAGGCCAGTAGTTGGCAACAGCCAAGAGGCTTATTGCAACGTCTGCAAGAAGACGATAAGCATTACCTGGATGGGGGTGAAGGCGGTGAAATCGCACATGCTATCAAGTAGCCACCAAGCTAGGATGCGTGGACGTAACGCTCAGCTACCGCTGTCACTGTTTTACACTGGCACAACGGCTACATCGACGCCCTCAACCTCAACTGCTCCTTCAACCTCCACTGCTCCCTCAACCTCGCTTGCTCTCCCCCTGCAATACCCTGCCAGTAGTCCTACCACCAGCAACAGGTGCACGACAGACGGTCAGAAGCAGACGCTAGGCACTACCACCTCTACCTTGCAGGCTGAGGTACTGTGGTGTTTAGATGTAGCAATGAAACACCACTCGTTCAACTCGAACGAAGGCATAGGAGAGCTGTTCAGAAATATGTTCCCGGACTCCGAAATCGCCAAATCCTTCGCTTTGGGCAAGGATAAAACCGGGTACATAATAAAATTTGGCATCGCACCCTATTTTAAGAGGCAACTGGTTGAGGCCATAAATAATGCCGGACCGTACGTCCTTATGTTCGATGAGAGCCTCAATCAATcgtcaaagaaaaaacaaatggacataCACATTCGTTTTTTGGAGGATGGTTGTGTACGCTCGAGGTATTTTGGCTCACAATTCCTGGGACATGGGAGAGCTGACGATCTGTTGCAGCACATCAAA GAATGTGTTGCAAAACTCAACATGAGGCAGCTTCTCTCAGTAGGAATGGATGGCCCAAATGTAAATTTCAAACTCCTGGATCTCCTTCAAAAGGAACATGCTGAGCTGCATGGAGGTGCTCAAGTCCTGATGGTTGGGAGCTGTGGACTCCATACCCTCCACAATGCCATGAAGGCAGGCTTTACAGGCTGGCAAATTGACAAACTCCTGCGCGCTCTCCATTACCTCTTCCACAACGTTCCTGCCCGGAGAGAGGACTACACCAACATCACCGGGTCGTCCtgctttcccctctctttctgcggCCACAGATGGGTGGAAAATGTGCCGGTTGCAGAGAGAGTCCTGGAAGTTTGGACCATGATTCAGAAGTTTGTCAATGCTGTTGAGGATAAGAAGGTCACAAAACCAAACACGGCCTCTTATGATGCCATCCTGGCAGCACAAGGGGATCCACTCTTAATCCCAAAGCTTCAATTCTTCCTCGCCATTGCGAGAAGTTTTAACCCATTTCTCAAGAAGTACCAAACAGACGAGCCAGTGTTGCCTTTTTTGGCAGAAGATTTAACTGAGCTCCTGTTG AGTTTACTGCGGCGGTTCATCAAAAGGGAACTCCTACAGGACCAAACCCCCCTGCAGCTGATTAAATTGGACATCTCTGAGGAGAAGAACTGGGTCTCCCTCAAAAGGGTAGATATAGGCTTGGGGGCTGAATCTGCCATCAAG GCACTCCTGGGCAAACCAGGATCAAAGATAGGTGAACTCTCTGTACTCCACCTCAGAAAAGAGTGTTTGCAGGGTCTGATTAAGATCGTAAAGAAACTGCAGGAGAAATCGCCATTGAAATTCCCCATAGTTAGGCAGATCACCTGTTTGGATCCCACAAGGATGGCCAGGGATCCAGAGTGGTGCATCCTAGAGATGAAGTCATTAGTGCAGGCTTTCATCCAGGGGCAGCAGCTGGCAGGTGGCATTGCAGCTG GTGATGTCATCATTCAGCAATTCACATCCTTTCTCTCGGTCGTGGGCAGAGAAGAATAA
- the LOC134862564 gene encoding uncharacterized protein LOC134862564 isoform X2, translating into MGKCKFSDLWLEESLFKEWLRPVVGNSQEAYCNVCKKTISITWMGVKAVKSHMLSSSHQARMRGRNAQLPLSLFYTGTTATSTPSTSTAPSTSTAPSTSLALPLQYPASSPTTSNRCTTDGQKQTLGTTTSTLQAEVLWCLDVAMKHHSFNSNEGIGELFRNMFPDSEIAKSFALGKDKTGYIIKFGIAPYFKRQLVEAINNAGPYVLMFDESLNQSSKKKQMDIHIRFLEDGCVRSRYFGSQFLGHGRADDLLQHIKECVAKLNMRQLLSVGMDGPNVNFKLLDLLQKEHAELHGGAQVLMVGSCGLHTLHNAMKAGFTGWQIDKLLRALHYLFHNVPARREDYTNITGSSCFPLSFCGHRWVENVPVAERVLEVWTMIQKFVNAVEDKKVTKPNTASYDAILAAQGDPLLIPKLQFFLAIARSFNPFLKKYQTDEPVLPFLAEDLTELLLSLLRRFIKRELLQDQTPLQLIKLDISEEKNWVSLKRVDIGLGAESAIKVMSSFSNSHPFSRSWAEKNNLFPSNP; encoded by the exons ATGGGCAAATGCAAATTTTCGGACCTCTGGCTGGAGGAATCGTTGTTTAAAGAATGGCTTAGGCCAGTAGTTGGCAACAGCCAAGAGGCTTATTGCAACGTCTGCAAGAAGACGATAAGCATTACCTGGATGGGGGTGAAGGCGGTGAAATCGCACATGCTATCAAGTAGCCACCAAGCTAGGATGCGTGGACGTAACGCTCAGCTACCGCTGTCACTGTTTTACACTGGCACAACGGCTACATCGACGCCCTCAACCTCAACTGCTCCTTCAACCTCCACTGCTCCCTCAACCTCGCTTGCTCTCCCCCTGCAATACCCTGCCAGTAGTCCTACCACCAGCAACAGGTGCACGACAGACGGTCAGAAGCAGACGCTAGGCACTACCACCTCTACCTTGCAGGCTGAGGTACTGTGGTGTTTAGATGTAGCAATGAAACACCACTCGTTCAACTCGAACGAAGGCATAGGAGAGCTGTTCAGAAATATGTTCCCGGACTCCGAAATCGCCAAATCCTTCGCTTTGGGCAAGGATAAAACCGGGTACATAATAAAATTTGGCATCGCACCCTATTTTAAGAGGCAACTGGTTGAGGCCATAAATAATGCCGGACCGTACGTCCTTATGTTCGATGAGAGCCTCAATCAATcgtcaaagaaaaaacaaatggacataCACATTCGTTTTTTGGAGGATGGTTGTGTACGCTCGAGGTATTTTGGCTCACAATTCCTGGGACATGGGAGAGCTGACGATCTGTTGCAGCACATCAAA GAATGTGTTGCAAAACTCAACATGAGGCAGCTTCTCTCAGTAGGAATGGATGGCCCAAATGTAAATTTCAAACTCCTGGATCTCCTTCAAAAGGAACATGCTGAGCTGCATGGAGGTGCTCAAGTCCTGATGGTTGGGAGCTGTGGACTCCATACCCTCCACAATGCCATGAAGGCAGGCTTTACAGGCTGGCAAATTGACAAACTCCTGCGCGCTCTCCATTACCTCTTCCACAACGTTCCTGCCCGGAGAGAGGACTACACCAACATCACCGGGTCGTCCtgctttcccctctctttctgcggCCACAGATGGGTGGAAAATGTGCCGGTTGCAGAGAGAGTCCTGGAAGTTTGGACCATGATTCAGAAGTTTGTCAATGCTGTTGAGGATAAGAAGGTCACAAAACCAAACACGGCCTCTTATGATGCCATCCTGGCAGCACAAGGGGATCCACTCTTAATCCCAAAGCTTCAATTCTTCCTCGCCATTGCGAGAAGTTTTAACCCATTTCTCAAGAAGTACCAAACAGACGAGCCAGTGTTGCCTTTTTTGGCAGAAGATTTAACTGAGCTCCTGTTG AGTTTACTGCGGCGGTTCATCAAAAGGGAACTCCTACAGGACCAAACCCCCCTGCAGCTGATTAAATTGGACATCTCTGAGGAGAAGAACTGGGTCTCCCTCAAAAGGGTAGATATAGGCTTGGGGGCTGAATCTGCCATCAAG GTGATGTCATCATTCAGCAATTCACATCCTTTCTCTCGGTCGTGGGCAGAGAAGAATAATTTGTTTCCTTCCAACCCCTGA